A single genomic interval of Zingiber officinale cultivar Zhangliang chromosome 4A, Zo_v1.1, whole genome shotgun sequence harbors:
- the LOC121971076 gene encoding uncharacterized protein LOC121971076 produces MPNGHGRRNSVIEKFAYGRNTTLSRRLVDRINSHTCPKDLQPLGLAPSGSELRVPLYTVLFVSTDAFRKASNFPSFLTDTTVHRKLDLASPSNMDGHRPSSPRLLIVDLQAANTEFSRSISSCISSEASSSGLSTKNLSSSLTSSSTLSCRFTSGNSSTSICDNTNEVGSDFMVNDFPKVDKRVKRNSRRKGKKKGKQYKRVASRKVSIESSVQCNGNIYSASASETSTPSSIYSSKKHLSDNNLSDEATPHNLLGSGIILDKDNNEFVICPNLSSCTSYSPEMDDTEIVPSPERFAGDEIGCDTTTSLNSSCITDEAEAVLPFTSDGSTREDHCKENNIRDGNPSSIPISKTLKCWNSDIDENSSDDALMQLPLKEELRPSSSESKIVSHFEEIACGTLTDNTTAGLCDLDAEISKDCYRNDTYLPNDNLDTCNCTERADCSNQAGCSNGFHVVVSGRRGRRARRAINNSGLNGGNRSIDANIHNHGGKDNYCSMWQKVQKFEKGCSKPNSVNVLSPHKDISTKDNRMKTKGNKFIGPRQQQIGLTYKYPCSDANSTIEGTQVVSRGSKTAKILPKSTVGNSGNGVKSKSTSIVKHAKHSHWSGPYTARTDSPNVQKHHFQPKEGPQKAPLVHLNNQNNSEVKSPRNKFSGRSLSNLTDSDLPEIEKEMQFRIEEEKESGNVCDGVFHSEFSYIPTTSNQFSVGHIQASSGSDTKLFSRDTLGPSNASTEGQEFGKLDFGGHKESNNLSTIRTPMQKWVPVGRRDSSVSDAGTLDCIKILVNNKELHHPEVVEMDDLVPNSSPSLGKAIEFSYPRATESTNNLNCNHHSTEVLDSFAGIDCQTPEMKDKKFLGSETDLEKIIIAVNDACKLQTAVEDTQLMTGSMVADFENFLFSASPVIRQSEPGRTCNSCKKEQRISGSLCWHHFSDISLEKIWQWYEEPGCFGLEVKAHENCNSRRLQNSDVEFTTYFVPYLSAVQLFTMSMGSINRDLNSQVDNTENSSHSFGSLPIFSMLLPKPCDNADISLSELSSSEDFSDKIQDQEELIFEYFESDQPPRRQPLFEKIKELVTLGKLSDRRIFGDPLKLESTKLQDLHPASWYSVAWYPIYRIPEANFRASFLTYHSLGNFVCRSNPECDSDASNTLISPVVGLQTYNDKGENWFQPRDMGPNFRSEFNISELIKERLRTLKKTASVMSKAAVAKGNNRSVNQHPDYDFFVSRS; encoded by the exons ATGCCTAATGGACATGGGAGGAGAAATAGTGTTATTGAAAAGTTTGCATATGGGAGAAATACTACATTATCAAGGAGATTAGTAGATCGGATCAATAGCCACACGTGTCCAAAA GATCTTCAACCACTTGGACTTGCCCCATCGGGTTCTGAACTAAG GGTTCCTTTATACACAGTCCTCTTTGTCAGTACTGATGCGTTCAGGAAGGCATCAAATTTTCCTTCCTTTTTGACAGACACTACTGTTCACAGAAAACTTGATTTAGCTTCCCCCTCTAATATGGATGGCCACAGGCCATCATCTCCAAGACTGTTAATAGTTGATCTTCAGGCTGCAAATACAGAATTTTCAAGGTCTATTTCCTCTTGCATTTCCAGTGAAGCAAGTAGTTCAGGCCTAAGCACGAAGAACTTGTCCAGTTCTCTAACCAGTTCAAGTACTCTTTCTTGCCGCTTTACATCGGGTAACTCTTCCACTTCAATATGTGATAACACAAATGAAGTTGGTTCAGACTTCATGGTTAATGACTTTCCAAAGGTGGATAAGAGAGTTAAAAGAAATTCAAGAAGAAAAGGCAAAAAGAAGGGGAAGCAGTATAAACGAGTTGCATCTAGGAAGGTTTCAATCGAGTCAAGTGTTCAATGCAATGGAAACATTTATAGTGCTTCTGCTTCTGAAACATCCACCCCTAGTTCTATTTATTCTTCAAAGAAACATCTCTCAGATAATAATTTGTCGGATGAGGCCACACCACATAATTTATTGGGAAGTGGCATTattctagataaggataataatGAGTTTGTAATCTGTCCCAATTTGTCATCATGTACATCATACAGCCCTGAGATGGATGATACTGAAATAGTACCTTCACCTGAAAGATTTGCGGGTGACGAAATAGGTTGCGACACCACCACTTCTCTTAATTCATCCTGTATAACTGATGAAGCAGAAGCAGTACTTCCATTTACCTCTGATGGGAGCACAAGAGAAGATCATTGTAAAGAAAACAACATTCGTGATGGTAATCCCTCAAGCATTCCAATTAGTAAAACTTTGAAATGTTGGAATAGTGACATCGATGAGAACTCAAGTGATGATGCTTTAATGCAATTACCTTTGAAAGAGGAACTTAGACCAAGTTCTTCAGAGAGCAAAATAGTTTCACATTTTGAAGAGATTGCTTGTGGCACCTTGACTGACAATACAACTGCAGGTTTATGTGATTTGGATGCTGAAATATCAAAAGATTGTTATAGAAATGATACATATTTGCCCAATGACAATCTTGATACTTGTAACTGTACTGAAAGAGCTGATTGCAGCAACCAGGCTGGCTGTAGCAATGGCTTCCATGTAGTTGTATCGGGGAGACGAGGTAGAAGAGCTAGAAGAGCTATCAATAATAGTGGTTTGAATGGAGGTAATAGATCTATTGATGCAAATATACATAATCATGGGGGCAAAGATAACTATTGCTCTATGTGGCAGAAGGTTCAGAAGTTTGAAAAGGGCTGTTCTAAGCCTAATAGTGTCAATGTTTTGTCTCCACACAAAGATATATCAACAAAGGATAATAGGATGAAAACAAAAGGTAACAAATTCATTGGGCCAAGGCAACAACAAATTGGACTAACCTACAAATACCCTTGTTCAGATGCAAATTCTACAATAGAGGGAACCCAAGTTGTTTCTAGAGGGTCTAAGACAGCTAAAATTCTTCCAAAGTCCACAGTTGGAAATTCTGGTAATGGTGTAAAAAGCAAATCTACTTCAATTGTCAAACATGCAAAGCATAGTCATTGGAGTGGACCTTACACTGCTAGAACCGACTCACCCAATGTCCAAAAGCATCATTTCCAGCCAAAAGAAGGCCCACAGAAGGCACCACTTGTACATCTTAACAACCAAAATAATTCAGAAGTAAAGTCACCACGTAATAAATTTTCTGGAAGGAGTTTATCTAACTTGACAGATAGTGATCTGCCAGAAATAGAGAAGGAAATGCAGTTTCGCATAGAGGAGGAAAAAGAGTCAGGAAATGTATGTGATGGAGTGTTTCATAGTGAATTCAGCTATATTCCGACCACATCAAATCAGTTTAGTGTAGGGCACATTCAAGCTAGTTCTGGAAGTGATACCAAATTGTTCTCCAGGGACACACTAGGTCCCTCCAATGCAAGTACTGAAGGCCAAGAATTCGGAAAGCTTGATTTTGGTGGTCACAAAGAATCAAACAATTTGAGCACCATTAGAACTCCAATGCAGAAGTGGGTCCCAGTGGGGAGGAGAGATTCATCTGTTTCAGATGCGGGCACTTTAGACTGCATAAAGATTTTGGTCAACAATAAGGAACTTCATCACCCTGAAGTTGTTGAAATGGATGATTTAGTACCAAATAGTTCACCATCATTGGGTAAGGCTATAGAGTTCTCATATCCTAGAGCTACTGAATCGACTAACAACTTGAATTGCAACCATCATTCAACTGAAGTTCTTGATTCATTTGCTGGGATTGATTGCCAAACACCTGAGATGAAAGACAAGAAATTTCTTGGATCTGAAACTGATTTAGAAAAGATAATAATAGCTGTCAATGATGCCTGTAAATTGCAAACTGCAGTAGAAGACACTCAACTAATGACTGGTAGTATGGTCGCtgactttgaaaattttcttttttctgCTTCACCGGTTATTAGACAATCAGAACCTGGCAGAACTTGCAATAGTTGTAAGAAAGAACAACGGATATCTGGTTCTTTATGCTGGCACCATTTTTCTGACATCTCCTTAGAGAAGATTTGGCAGTGGTATGAAGAACCTGGTTGCTTTGGGTTGGAAGTGAAAGCACATGAAAATTGCAATTCTAGAAGGCTGCAAAATAGTGATGTGGAATTTACAACCTATTTTGTGCCTTATCTCTCTGCTGTGCAACTATTTACTATGTCTATGGGTAGCATAAATCGTGATCTAAATTCTCAAGTGGATAACACAGAGAATTCTTCTCATTCTTTTGGTTCTCTTCCAATATTTTCCATGTTACTGCCAAAACCATGTGACAATGCAGATATATCCTTGTCAGAGTTGTCATCCTCTGAAGATTTCTCTGATAAAATTcaggatcaggaggaactcataTTTGAATATTTTGAATCTGACCAACCTCCTAGGCGTCAGCCATTATTTGAGAA GATCAAAGAATTGGTGACTCTGGGTAAGTTATCTGATAGACGCATATTTGGAGATCCATTAAAGCTGGAATCTACTAAGCTGCAAGATCTTCATCCTGCTTCTTG GTACTCTGTTGCATGGTACCCTATATATCGTATACCTGAAGCAAATTTTCGTGCTTCTTTTTTAACTTATCACTCGCTTGGAAATTTTGTTTGTAGAAGTAATCCAGAATGTGATTCTGATGCTTCTAATACTCTGATTTCTCCAGTTGTAGGTCTCCAGACATATAATGATAAG GGAGAGAATTGGTTTCAACCAAGGGACATGGGCCCAAATTTTAGGTCTGAGTTCAATATCTCAGAATTGATAAAAGAGAGATTGAGGACACTGAAGAAAACTGCATCCGTGATGTCTAAGGCTGCAGTAGCAAAAGGCAATAATAGATCTGTGAACCAGCACCCAGACTACGATTTTTTCGTATCACGGAGTTGA
- the LOC121971077 gene encoding protein EARLY-RESPONSIVE TO DEHYDRATION 7, chloroplastic-like, whose translation MDSQKPSPLYPKITDDSNPQIHSPFPSSSKHSLYPSLDSPSSPTPSPPPSAPSLYPSLDMSDLVENLFPDTSHGDGVDDDKQTLLPPPVEETIIRIPGALLHLIDPHRSVELAAGDFSLARLRQGDNDLAVLARVGDGLVQWPLARDEATVKLDNSHYFFSLRVPPTSVGDQDDGSGCDLLNYGLTFVAKGQEGLLEELDRHLQAYSSFSVQRIEVKGRDLPSAEVLDGSVTKEVTPEEGMGPKKQMLEERSAAYWTTVAPNVEEYSSSVANMIAKGSTQLIKGILWCGDVTVDRLKWGENLLKRRIEPGSKPAEISKDAMKRMKRAKRVTKMSEKVATGVLSGVVKVSGFVTSSVVNSKVGKKFFGLLPGEVVLASLDGFGKICDAVELAGSNVWQTSSVVTTGLVSHRYGDQAAEITHDGLGAAGHALGTAWAVFKIRKALNPKSVMKPSTLAKSGLKAAANEARTSKGK comes from the exons ATGGATTCCCAGAAGCCGTCGCCGCTTTACCCTAAAATCACCGACGACTCCAATCCCCAAATCCACTCCCCTTTCCCCTCCTCCTCCAAACACTCCCTCTATCCCTCCCTCGACTCCCCTTCCAGTCCCACTCCCTCCCCTCCCCCCTCCGCCCCTTCCCTCTACCCTTCGCTCGACATGTCCGATCTCGTCGAGAACCTCTTCCCCGATACCTCCCACGGCGATGGCGTCGACGACGACAAGCAGACTCTCCTTCCGCCTCCCGTCGAGGAAACCATCATCCGCATCCCCGGCGCGCTCCTCCACCTCATCGACCCCCACCGCAGCGTCGAACTCGCTGCCGGTGACTTCTCCCTCGCCCGCCTCCGCCAGGGCGACAACGACCTCGCCGTCCTCGCCCGCGTCGGCGACGGACTCGTCCAGTGGCCCCTCGCTCGCGATGAGGCCACCGTCAAGCTCGACAACTCCCACTACTTCTTCTCCCTCCGCGTCCCCCCGACCTCCGTCGGAGACCAAGACGACGGCAGCGGCTGTGATCTGCTTAATTATGGCCTCACCTTCGTTGCCAAGGGTCAGGAGGGCCTCCTCGAGGAGCTCGATCGCCACCTCCAGGCCTACAGTAGCTTTTCCGTGCAAAGGATTGAAGTCAAGGGCAGGGATCTGCCTTCGGCAGAGGTGCTGGATGGGTCGGTGACCAAGGAAGTGACGCCGGAGGAGGGGATGGGGCCGAAGAAGCAGATGTTGGAGGAGCGATCAGCGGCGTACTGGACGACCGTCGCGCCGAACGTGGAGGAGTATAGCAGCTCGGTCGCGAATATGATCGCTAAGGGTTCCACGCAGCTCATCAAGGGCATATTGTGGTGCGGGGACGTTACGGTTGATCGGCTCAAGTGGGGAGAGAATCTTCTGAAGAGAAGAATAGAACCAGGTTCAAAACCCGCAGAGATCAGCAAAGACGCCATGAAGAGGATGAAAAG GGCGAAGAGGGTCACAAAAATGTCAGAGAAAGTTGCTACTGGAGTTCTATCTGGAGTTGTGAAGGTTTCTGGTTTCGTCACGAGCTCTGTTGTAAATTCAAAAGTAGGCAAGAAGTTCTTTGGACTTTTGCCCGGGGAAGTCGTCCTTGCATCTCTAGATGGTTTTG GGAAAATTTGTGATGCTGTGGAATTGGCCGGCAGCAATGTTTGGCAAACATCTTCAGTTGTGACAACTGGACTTGTGTCACACAG ATATGGTGATCAAGCAGCTGAAATCACACATGACGGCCTTGGAGCTGCAGGGCATGCTTTAGGAACCGCATGGGCAGTCTTCAAAATCCGGAAGGCACTTAATCCTAAGAGCGTCATGAAGCCATCAACGCTAGCCAAGTCTGGCCTCAAGGCCGCTGCAAACGAAGCGAGAACGAGCAAGGGTAAATGA